The Quercus robur chromosome 3, dhQueRobu3.1, whole genome shotgun sequence DNA segment AGTGGCTCATAGCCACCTAAGGCGGCAAGCTATGGCTAGCCTCCCCCAAAACAAGACTAACGAAAGGGCACCAATCTACTCAATATTACTAGTGGAGATTGATAGAATTCTAATTGAGCAATGGAGTGACTTACAGCCACCTAAGGCGGCAAGCTATGGCTAGCCTCCATCGAAACAAAGCTAACAAAAGGGCACCAATCTACTTAATATTAATCTTCTTTTCCCAATACATAACGGacaatgttttatttttccaaacTGGTTTCAAAAGAATCTCATCCAATTTATATGTggcaattttaaaaaaatatttcatgtgTATTAAATCAAATaactcattaaattatttaaaaacatgGACACATGACTAAAAGTACATTTGAATGGTTTGAAATAGTTTTTCTCTAAACTGGTTTGAAGGTAGACTCTATCCATACTGATAACAGTTTACAAATTAGACCTAGTTAATGTTCAAGGATGCTTTGAAAGAATCACCAGGAGCAGGATTATTATGTCCTTAATGTAGTTTTAGTACAGAATTAACCATTCAATAAGCTTCATTAAATAACACGTCCAAATCCTGTTGGTAGGTAAACAAGCTAGGTTCTCTTGGGCAAATGCAGAAGTCACTGAATCAGACCCTCATTCTCCTGGGCCACCTAATCGAAGTAACTTCTTGATTGAGGAAAGAGGAGAGATTATCAGCACCAGTAACTTTCACAAAATACTTCCCCCAAAACACTGAAACATTTTATAGATCATTACTAATCTTTACAAATCAGAAAATGATGCAATCAAACCTCACATAATAAACGTACTCGTACAAAATACATCCTTATCGTCTTATAGTGCATTCATCAACTACATTTACAGCAGGATTGAGCACCCCACGGGTTTTATTAACTTTGCATCGCCCCAAATAAGCAACCATGACGCTCACAGGCTGACTAATTTAAGAGAGTTCGCCTTCTCTTGCAGGGTATCGAGCAGGCtgtcaaaacttttcttaaAGGAATCCACACCTTCAAGTTCAAGCTGGGTGCCAACATCGCTCCAGTCAATGCCCAATTTTTCGAGTGCACTGTAAACGCCTTCAGCCTCAGATACATTTGAATCAATTGTCCTTGAAACAGCACCATGATCAATAAATGCTTGAAGAGCTTGGTCAGGCATGGTTGACACCTACACAGAAAAATGACAACAAATATGAAGAAGATGActttttaatttaacaaaattgagtttGAAAATCATAAACTTCCATTCTAATTTTCATCAAAGGCTATAAGGCCATAAGCATATAACAAAATTGAGGTATGATAGATGTGTTGGCTCACCGTGTCAGGTCCAATGAGAGGAGCAACATATAAGGTGTCAGGGTAGGCAGGGTTCTTAACACTGGTTGAGGCCCACAGCAGCCTCTGCTTCTTGGCACCTTTTTTCACCAGAGCTTCCCATCTTGGACCAGAGAATTTCTTCTGGTAGAGCTTGTATGCCAAGGCTGCTTGAGCAACTGCAGCCTGAAAAGCAGTGATTAGCCATGTCATTAGCAAATCTCTAAATTCTAGGTTTCTAATTCCCCCACAGGAAAATTAGAATTCACAATCTAGTTACCTTTCCTCGAATATCAAGGGCCTCTGGGGTTCCAATCTTCTCAAGCTTCTTGTCAATGAGGGTATCTACTCGACTGACAAAGAAGGAAGCAACACTGGTTACTTTGGAGAGGTCATTTAAGCCAGAAGCTTCAAGACCATCCAAGTAAGCATCAATGACTGCTTCATATCTAGAAAGAGAGAATATGAGCTGTGCAAACACAACAGAAGGAGATGGTTAGAATGGTACCAAATGGAAATGAAATCAAACTTAGAAAATTATGATACGAGTTCATAATACTACCACTTTATCTGTCACATaaccaaaatgacaaaatgcTGTAAATATTCCATTTTCATCATGCCTAGAAAAGCTTTGTCAATCAAGGAGATCATGATATTCCTTACAAAGACTACCTCACTTAGTAATGGCCAAATAAACCTAGAATACTACAATCACTTTGTAATCATAATCTATTACAAGTGATGGTCCAATAGTACACTATAGACATAGAGAAGTGAGGGATATAGCCAAATACAATCCAAGATCACATAAAGCAAAACTACCAAAGTCTACTAAATGCTGTAGAGTTTCTTTTAAGCTAAGCATGAATGTGTAGAATGAACTACTACTTACTGTCACATTCACGCTTATGCCAAGCGAAATAACATCCTTAATAGAGGGAACGCATGCAGCTGTAGCAGGAATCTTGATGTAAACGTTGCGCCGATCAACCACTTTATGGAGCCATTTTGCAGCATCTACAGTCCCTTTAGTCTCATCCGCAAGTCTGGGGGACACTTCAACAGAAACATAACCATCGGCAGCATTTGTTTGATCATAAATTGGCTCAAAAAGTTTGCATGCATCTTGAATGTCCTTCACCACAAGTTCCCAGTATGCAGCTTCAATGTCTTTTCCTGATTGAACAAGTTCCCTGCAGATTCAAGTAATTCAAGGTTGGATTTATAGCCACATAAACTACCTGCTGGAATGACAATAATCAAAGAAAAGCACATCTAATTTCCAGATATCCGAAGTCAGCAGCAACCAGCACACCAGTAAGAGTTATGCATACATCacgccacacacacacactaccTGAATTGGTCATTGTAAGCATTTGAAGATGATATTGCTTTCTGGAAGATCTGCGATcatgtatattaaaaattagttacaTGGGATTAGAAGTGATAAATTAAAACTGCATAAAAAGCATCTTTAGATACAATTCTATAAGTATAACTGATCTTCATGGTTTCATCCCCACCCCCCtccccaaagaaaaaagagaaaagttttaatattaataatatgagCATAATTACCGCTGGGTTGCTAGTAACACCTCTAACACCACTTGCAATTAGAGGAAGCAGATCTGTAACAGGCCGGCAGAGGTTATCATACCATGGACTCTGCCCTTCCTTCTCATAGAGATCATGAAGAACTGTTCTCTTCACTGGAGTTCCATTTCCATCAGCATTGGAACACTTGACACTGTAAGAACAACTAATATATAAGAATCCAAAGTTTACAATTCAAGATTAAGAGGACTACCATGCAACAACCACAGATTACaaatacatcaaaaaaaaatatatatatatatatatattatagcaaTCTAAGATTTAAAAAACTAACGAACATAATATAGAATTAATGTCAAAATATTATGTAACGCTGAGTATCAATATTTGGATGATATCTAGTAATCAAGAACCATGAGCGCATACAGAATTAAGCCTTACAAATGATGCATTTTGAATGGTACATATTATGCATCGTAAGCAGGTAATCATTCACAATTCTCTCAGAACTTGAAAGGAAatcaatatttataaattttttgaaccAGAAGAGCAACCAGTCCACGTATAGAGTGCACGTTGAAAGTTTGAGACATTAAACAAACAGATGGAGATTGTCACTCTTAGTATGTCTAAAAAATGTCACCTTTCAGGAGAATAACAAAGAACCCTCTTttgttctaaatttctaatagtAAATCAAAGATCCCAACTCATTTTCCCTtgaaaaaatgaattgaaaaaaaaatgggtgACTGTCAAATTGCAAAATATGCACAATATGATTGTAAATCAGATCATTACCATAATAAAAGTTTCAAATCACAATCGCCACAAAGACATGCACAAAAAACCCACGATAACAATATTAGCAGCTAAGAAAATAACAAGTAAAAGAGCAAACATACACCAAAGGGCCCCTCAAAGCTGGGTTGCTCCTCACGGCTAATTTGGAAGACGAAACTTTGGCGTTGAAATCACTGCTCCTGTAGAAACCAATCAAGATCTTAGGCTGTGCAGATCTGGGTTTCAACGTAGAGGATACAGAGGCGGCTTGGCTCGGAGTTGAGAGCCTGGAAATAGTAGCCATGGAGGATCAAACGCAACACAGACAGAGAGGGTAGGTGAaggtgagagagagagcgtTTTGCGTGtgtttataattatatattacgCTATGATACAAACGATGATAATGGACATGTACCTAGGACTATATATGGTTTTTTGCTTGGTTTGGTTGGTTCAAGTTTTACCCCCTTGATCCGTGTCAGCAAAATCAGCTCTCTATTTGACCAAACGGGCAGGTAGAGATTGTGACTTTGTGAGAGGTGGCTGTTTAATCATTAATGTTAATAAGGTGAGAACATTTggtgagttttgttttgttttctttgtgacTTTTTGTACATGTGACTCTCATCTCATTGCTGACCTCGTAATTTCTTTCTATAAAATTAGATAAATCTGCTAATTTTGCAACTTTATCATCCGTTTACAGTCGGCTAGCTTTTATCTTttaggtataattttttaaaaaaaaaaaataattttttaaagtttctcaaaaaaaaaaaaaaaaaggtataattttttaaaattttatgttttttttttaatttttttaaaatacaaatatattctagtacattttcaataattttttttaataaaaatttagataaattattttcaaacaaaCATATAGAGTTATTCTAATGGCTGACTTAAAGCATTGTGAGGCTTAAGGCGGCAACTTTAAGTGAAGAcaattcttatattttaaattttaataaaaaatttatttaacttttgatatatttttttctttcaaaatatatttttattgattcaaaattacaaatagtATTTGTGTGTGGGATATTAATGAATTATACACTAAAACTGAGAAAACTCAAGTCATTGCCACATCCAATGAaaataatcttctttttttggtttttcttggataaaaaaaaattattatttttatttattggctaatatttgGAGTTTAATTAATACTCTCATTGGTAGGTAGATATGtctatttgttaaaatttgagGGCCTTTTTTCATAGGAAGCCCTAGACGGTTACCTATTTGCCTCATACCTTCAGCCCACCCTGGTCACTCTCcatcaccaattttttttttttttaggggatcTGTCTCCATTTTATTGGGTTCCAGTTAATATTTTGACAGgttcaccaaaaaagaaaaaaagaaaaaataataattatgttgACAAttacttcaaaaagaaaattataatttgaactcGATATGTAATCCCTTCTATTTGCATTAAGATTATTACTTATTTAGATATTAGTATTCTCTTAAGGCCTTGAAAGaagattttaagtttttaacattaaaaagggagaaaaaaactTTTGCACTTCTGTGGTAGGATAAGAACAAGTGTTGTTACTCTAAATAAGACTAGTGAGGATGTTAATTAACAATTTAGTTGAGGCAGATACATGATCTTGAAAGGTGGAAAAATTAGGAACtagaacattttttattttttttttaaagggggggagaacagagaaagagaaattatagtaattttggaaaatgaaaCATTTTATCTCAAGTTATAGTAATTTTATATTAGCTTTCATATACCAAAGGAAATGACTCATGTAAGAAACTAAGAATTGTTTGTTTCGCATATAAgtatattcttttctttgaaaacCTAGCTTGTCCTTTAACCAAGCGTGCCTCAATTTAATTATAAGAAAACTCTAACTACTTATAATAACTTTATATTGCATTTTCAATCTCTAAAATTGAGGCATGCCTCACCAAGTTTTACAAGAGTGTAAAAATCTGAAGAATTTATATCAGGGGCAGAAGAAGACACTATTTTTTGTTGGATAAAAAGACGAAGACAGAATAGTACAAGAGTTCTTTGAAGAATAGATGTGACTATGCACGTAAGACCTAAAGTTGAAActtagaaagagaaagaaagtttGTTCTGTTCTGTTTCTGTATAATAATGTATTAATGTTAGTACGATTATAACAGGAGTAATGGGACAGCAGGTAGGGTTTGAGTTCAACCCAATGACATTTTGGGTCAAAATTATCTAAACTTGAAGGACCTATCCAAGACCCATGACGGGCTTGGTTGATCCTTAAGTACCTCCCGGCTCCCCCTCctggttttttactttttttttttttttaacattaaaagtagattgtttgaattttttttgttggaatgattgattgattaattagtaACATGAAAAGTCATAAAAATATCAACAATTAAAGCTACTTGCAactattaaaaatcaaaataacttCATCAAATTATATCCAAATGAAGCTAAGAACATTGTAACTCAACATATTCAAGTCACAAGATTAACACAATTTATTACAATCAATTAAAGGAGAAGTCTTACATTTAGAGGAAATTGACCTTCATagcattttaatatatatgcaACTACAAAAGcaccaaaatcaacaaaaaaattgaaatcatcTTACCAAGGTTACGTTAGTAAGGGAAATATGGGAGTGATTAGTTTAACCTAGAGTTTGTCAGTcgacaaaaaattcaaactatTAACAATGTTAAGTCAAGGTTGGCCATTGGGGTTGAAATGTTATTTTGACTAAAGTTTTGGACTGAAGAAGTGTCATTGCCTTAAATCTTAAGTGAGGTTGTTGTAATTTACGCTtagataaattttaaaattaattaaatgaggACCTGTAAgaataaaagataataaatagcaataaaattatattgaaCTTATTGATATGTTTGGATCCCCCTTTAATGAACCAAGTTCAAGTTGACCCATTTTTTACCAGCCAATGCCAATCCCTCAactcatgtatatatatagttctaGTGAGTTGATGGTTCAAGTCCAAATTTGCCATGCTACTTTGTATTACAGGTCTCAACTAGCCACCACCCAAAGTCATCGCTAATAGTTTTGGGTCTTGTTGTGGGGGTATATCTTGAGTTCAAATTCTCCAAGACAACAACATGACATTAGTTTGGTTGCAAGACTATTGTTGCCCGCCACATAAGAATTTAGAGAATATTAAAGTTAGGCTCTGGATTATGGCTCAACCTACCTGAGGCTGAGGGAGTGCCTGTAAATCTCTGTGTATAATCCCATATTTAGTGGCTTCATGTGGGCCCTTCAAACAGTAGTTTCTTAGTAAATAAGGTTTACAATATTAATCATGCCCATATAAAATTACAATGAATATTTAACCCtcctcacccccccccccccccccacccccaaaaaaaaaaaaaaatctctcaagATGCTAAGATAATATgcataattaaaagaaaatttctgttctttttaatttgaaaaagcAATTTCTATCTTTAGTCGACTTCACACTTTTTTATGAATGAACAAACACAACTGAATACTTCAACATATGAAGCCTTGGGTTTGGTGCAGATGTGAaaatatccctttttttttattgtttaaaactttataattacataatgttttgtttttgatagatTCAATAGATCTGAAACCTATGGCATTTATTTTAGGTGCCTTATTTGATGacaaaataatttatcaatagagttaataaaaattcatatatatttgttgAGGTTGAAATCAGCTATTTGCAAAAGGGAAGTTTGAATTGGATATTAAGGATgtgtttaacaaaaattaaaaagttaacttattttactattttacattaattgtttttttttttttttcccataaaaactttctttaaatgaattgtTAGCCAATACCCTAAGGGCATCcgttagcatttttcttttactatttagcttatttttattattatttagggactccattgcactttttggtactatttatgggtctcactatactattttagctaatttttacctttatttacaatactttcagtaaaaaattttcagtttcaacatcttttcccataaaaactttctttaaatggattgttaaccaatacCCTAAGGGCATCcgttagcatttttcttttactatttagcttatttttactattatttatggactccattacactttttggtattattcataggtctcattatactattttaactaacttttacctttatctacagtactttcagcaaaaagttttcagtttcagcaaaataagcggatccaaACAGACCTTAATTATGAGCATTGTTCTAAGCACCAGCTTCATTTGTCAAATAACTGTGCGGTTTAAAGAGCAGCACAAATATGTTAAGTGTCCCTCGTGGTAGATTCACTCAATTGAAAATGTTTAGATCTTCAGATCTCTAATATAAGCTTTCCATATATAGGATAATGTAGAGTGTTGAGCTTGTGCCAATTGGGGGGCATTTATGCAAGTCTAACTCTTGTTCTAACTTGAAGAATATGTACACGGGACCTTCAGGTACACCCATCCATCATAAATTGGGCCTTGCAGTCTACTTGTCATTGAAagtttggaaaagaaagaagcacgGTTGGAGTGGATGGGGCCGCATTTGTTAATATTGTTACtagtaattaataatttaacaaaatacgGATTGAAGCTTAGCTAAAGGTCTATAAGAGTTAGACAACATTTTTTGGTCAGAACAAACAGCCCTCTTACTTATAAAAACTCAGCACCGCAAGGTACTGCTTGGATCTAAGTTCtgtatataaatttattctCGGAACATGGAACATTGTTAAGATCTTAGCAGCCTTTTGCTTTGGCAAGAATAtgaatattcttttttctttttgtttgctaCAATAATAAGATTTTAAAGGGATTAGCCCGCGATCGAACTCTTTGGGCTTGGGCAGAGTCAAAAATACCACTTGAGCCAATAGTGTCGGGGTGAGCGTGAACCTGTtttaccctttctttttctttttcttttttttttaat contains these protein-coding regions:
- the LOC126718056 gene encoding uncharacterized protein LOC126718056, with the protein product MATISRLSTPSQAASVSSTLKPRSAQPKILIGFYRSSDFNAKVSSSKLAVRSNPALRGPLVVKCSNADGNGTPVKRTVLHDLYEKEGQSPWYDNLCRPVTDLLPLIASGVRGVTSNPAIFQKAISSSNAYNDQFRELVQSGKDIEAAYWELVVKDIQDACKLFEPIYDQTNAADGYVSVEVSPRLADETKGTVDAAKWLHKVVDRRNVYIKIPATAACVPSIKDVISLGISVNVTLIFSLSRYEAVIDAYLDGLEASGLNDLSKVTSVASFFVSRVDTLIDKKLEKIGTPEALDIRGKAAVAQAALAYKLYQKKFSGPRWEALVKKGAKKQRLLWASTSVKNPAYPDTLYVAPLIGPDTVSTMPDQALQAFIDHGAVSRTIDSNVSEAEGVYSALEKLGIDWSDVGTQLELEGVDSFKKSFDSLLDTLQEKANSLKLVSL